The Humulus lupulus chromosome 3, drHumLupu1.1, whole genome shotgun sequence genome window below encodes:
- the LOC133825539 gene encoding uncharacterized protein LOC133825539 — MNVVAKFKTDHCHVLMYNAAYAFRKFEFHTNFEKIKSKDPAIAQYLEGMGFDKWSRAYFPGNRYNIMTSNYAESFNNKTRDARSFPITTFVEFIRFTLQSWFCDRRETSEKTTTTLAPTYEKILVDMAEKARFLIPYAIGRHEFHVLDGELNGEVDLLNKTCTCGVFQIIGIPCAHALSGSLKRGVNFYSLCSDYYKIETWRSSYTESIYPTGNEEEWIVPHDIMTITVRTPAQKNPVGRPKKKQGRPKTKRHHSNGDKLVVPRKCNTCGGLGHNRATCKVRV; from the exons ATGAATGTggttgctaaattcaagactgaTCATTGTCATGTGTTGATGTATAATGCGGCATATGCTTTTAGGAAATTCGAGTTCCACACTAACTtcgaaaaaatcaaatcaaaagacccagccattgctcaatacctagaaggcatgggttttgataagtggtcccgtgcttactttcctggaaatag gtataatataatgacaagcaattacgctgaaagtttcaacaataagACCCGGGACGCTAGGAGCTTTCCGATAACTACATTCGTCGAATTTATTCGCTTCACACTACAGTCCTGGTTCTGTGATAGGAGAGAAACTAGCGAGAAGACAACTACAACTCTTGCACCGACCTATGAGAAAATTTTGGTGGATATGGCTGAGAAAGCTCGATTCTTGATTCCTTATGCAATAGGGAGGCATGAGTTCCATGTGTTAGATGGTGAGCTGAATGGTGAAGTCGACCTCCTGAATAAGACATGCACATGCGGCGTGTTTCAGATTATTGGTATCCCATGTGCTCATGCACTATCTGGATCCCTTAAGCGAGGGGTAAACTTTTATTCGCTGTGTTCAGATTACTATAAAATTGAGACATGGAGGTCCTCTTACACAGAATCTATATATCCTACTGGTAACGAGGAAGAGTGGATTGTTCCACATGACATTATGACAATAACAGTGAGAACACCTGCGCAGAAAAACCCGgttggtcgtccaaagaagaaacaaggtaggcCTAAGACGAAACGCCATCATTCCAATGGAGATAAATTGGTTGTTCCACGCAAGTGCAACACTTGTGGAGGTCTAGGCCATAATAGGGCAACTTGTAAAGTTCGTGTTTGA
- the LOC133823557 gene encoding dihydroneopterin aldolase 2-like, producing the protein MAMATPSFGEVAEGDAILKGDKLILRGLMFHGYHGVKPEENKLGQKFLVDIDAWLDLRSAGASDNLSDTISYTDIYRIVKEIVEGQHHNLLESVAQLIASTTLTKHPQISAVRVKLGKPHVAVLGPVDYLGVEILRYRSIDVPK; encoded by the exons ATGGCGATGGCGACGCCCTCTTTTG GAGAAGTGGCTGAAGGTGATGCAATATTAAAGGGTGACAAACTCATTTTAAGAGGCTTGATGTTCCATGGTTATCATGGGGTGAAACCTGAAGAAAATAAGTTGGGTCAGAAGTTTTTGGTTGATATTGATGCTTGGTTGGATCTCCGCTCTGCTGGTGCATCTGATAATCTATCAGATACAATTAGTTATACTGATATTTACCG CATAGTGAAAGAAATCGTTGAAGGCCAACATCATAATCTTTTGGAATCAGTTGCTCAGCTCATTGCATCAACTACCCTAACAAAACATCCCCAGATTTCTGCTGTTCGTGTGAAACTTGGGAAGCCTCATGTTGCTGTGCTGGGTCCTGTTGACTACTTGGGTGTTGAGATTCTAAGATACAGAAGTATCGATGTACCAAAGTAA